A single Bos mutus isolate GX-2022 chromosome 16, NWIPB_WYAK_1.1, whole genome shotgun sequence DNA region contains:
- the LOC102286562 gene encoding histone H3.3C-like, translating into MARTKRTAYKSTGGKMPRKQLVIEAAGKSAPSTSGMTKPHRYRPGTVALREIRPYQKSTHFLIRKLPFQRLVREIAQDFKTDLKFQSAAIRTLQEASEAYLVGLPEDTNLFAIHLEFHHHAPKTSSWLAG; encoded by the coding sequence ATGGCCCGGACCAAGAGGACAGCTTATAAATCCACGGGTGGGAAAATGCCCCGCAAACAGCTGGTCATCGAAGCGGCCGGGAAAAGCGCCCCCTCTACCAGCGGGATGACAAAACCTCATCGCTACAGGCCGGGGACCGTTGCCCTCCGAGAAATCCGTCCTTACCAGAAATCCACCCATTTTCTGATTCGGAAGCTGCCTTTCCAGAGGTTGGTGAGGGAGATCGCCCAGGATTTCAAAACCGACTTGAAGTTCCAGAGTGCCGCCATCCGTACGCTGCAGGAGGCTAGCGAAGCGTACCTGGTGGGTTTGCCTGAAGATACTAATCTGTTCGCGATCCATTTGGAGTTTCACCATCACGCCCCAAAGACATCCAGTTGGCTCGCTGGatag